The following proteins are encoded in a genomic region of Rattus rattus isolate New Zealand chromosome 2, Rrattus_CSIRO_v1, whole genome shotgun sequence:
- the LOC116890891 gene encoding interferon-induced transmembrane protein 2, which translates to MSHNSQAFMPTNAGLPPSYETIKEEYGVTELGEPNNSAVVRTTVINMPREVSVPDHVVWSLFNTLFFNACCLGFIAYAYSVKSRDRKMVGDVIGAQAYASTAKCLNISSLIFSVLMVIICIIIFSTTSAVVFQSLSQRTPHSGF; encoded by the exons ATGAGCCACAATTCCCAAGCCTTCATGCCCACCAATGCCGGGCTTCCTCCAAGCTATGAGACAATCAAAGAGGAGTACGGGGTGACTGAGCTGGGGGAACCCAACAACTCAGCTGTTGTGAGGACCACCGTGATCAACATGCCCAGAGAGGTCTCTGTGCCTGACCATGTGGTCTGGTCCCTGTTCAATACGCTCTTCTTCAATGCCTGCTGCCTGGGCTTCATTGCCTATGCCTACTCTGTGAAG TCCAGGGACAGGAAGATGGTGGGCGATGTGATTGGAGCCCAGGCCTACGCCTCCACTGCCAAGTGCCTGAACATCAGCTCCCTGATCTTCAGTGTCCTCATGGTCATTATCTGCATCATCATTTTCTCTACCACCTCTGCGGTAGTCTTTCAGTCGCTTTCACAAAGAACGCCACATTCTGGATTCTAG